Proteins encoded together in one Cherax quadricarinatus isolate ZL_2023a chromosome 68, ASM3850222v1, whole genome shotgun sequence window:
- the Pect gene encoding ethanolamine-phosphate cytidylyltransferase isoform X3: protein MDSDPASDLTGERKQVRVWGDGCYDMVHFGHANALRQAKAMGDYLIVGVHTDEEISKHKGPPVFTQQERYKMVRAIKWVDEVIEGAPYVTTIETLDKYNCDFCVHGDDITMTADGVDTYHIVKAAKRYKECKRTEGVSTTDLVGRMLLMTRQHQQVGDAEYLVERGHSDSLGTDASARSPWTGVTQFLPTTQKIMQFSSGLTPKASDKIVYVAGAFDLFHVGHLDFLEKARQEGDFLIVGLHTDPVVNRYKGANYPIMNLHERVLSVLACKYVSEVVIGAPYSVTADLMDQLKVNLVCHGLSEIMPDADGSDPYAEPKRRSKFKLLDSGNDMTTQRIVERIIEHRKPKACAGSQVS from the exons ATGGACAGTGACCCCGCCAGTGACCTCACCGGGGAGAGGAAGCAGGTGCGGGTGTGGGGTGATGGCTG CTATGATATGGTACACTTTGGGCATGCAAATGCGCTCCGTCAAGCAAAAGCTATGGGAGACTACTTAATAGTTGGTGTGCACACAGATGAAGAGATCAGTAAACACAAAGGTCCGCCTGTCTTCACACAACAAGAGAG ATATAAAATGGTCCGAGCCATCAAGTGGGTGGATGAGGTGATTGAAGGAGCACCCTATGTTACCACCATAGAAACTTTGGATAAATATAATTGTGATTTCTGTGTACATGGAG ATGATATCACCATGactgctgatggtgttgacacTTATCACATCGTCAAAGCTGCCAAGCGATACAA AGAATGCAAGAGGACTGAGGGCGTCAGTACAACAGATTTGGTTGGAAGAATGTTGTTAATGACCAGACAACACCAACAG GTTGGAGATGCTGAGTATCTTGTTGAGCGTGGCCATTCAGATAGTCTGGGAACTGATGCCAGTGCTCGATCACCGTGGACTGGTGTCACTCAGTTTCTTCCAACGACACAAAAAATTATGCAGTTCTCCTCTGGGCTTACGCCAAAG GCTAGTGACAAGATTGTGTATGTGGCTGGAGCATTTGACCTGTTTCATGTTGGACATTTGGACTTTCTGGAAAAGGCTCGTCAGGAAGGAGACTTCCTCATTGTCGGACTCCACACAGACCCTGTCGTTAATCGATACAAAGGGGCAAATTACCCTATTATGAATCTGCATGAGCGTGTTCTTTCTGTTTTGGCTTGCAAA TATGTGAGCGAAGTTGTAATAGGAGCTCCATATTCTGTAACAGCGGATTTGATGGACCAATTAAAAGTGAATTTGGTGTGTCATGGATTGTCTGAGATCATGCCAGATGCTGATGGCTCGGATCCATATGCCGAGCCCAAGAGGAGGAGCAAATTTAAGCTGCTGGATTCTGGAAATGACATGACCACCCAGAGAATTGTGGAGAGGATCATtgaacacag GAAGCCCAAGGCATGTGCAGGCTCTCAAGTTTCCTGA